The Sulfurospirillum halorespirans DSM 13726 genome has a window encoding:
- the fliL gene encoding flagellar basal body-associated protein FliL: MAKKPEDGDGAVEKKSKSNMVLIIVVVLLVVLLIGGGAAAFFLLGNNDDEVAASIPSSQDAKVEKKKSSSKKSTDHLTIGPMYPMAQFVVNLLSESGNRFLKVAVDLELSDAKLQPEMDHKKSLIRDIIIRTFSSKTFEEISTLKGKDKLKEEVLDKINENLSDGQVKNIYFTDFVVQ; this comes from the coding sequence ATGGCTAAAAAACCTGAAGATGGCGATGGAGCAGTTGAAAAAAAATCTAAAAGCAATATGGTGCTTATCATTGTCGTTGTTCTTTTAGTTGTTCTTCTCATTGGTGGCGGTGCAGCGGCATTTTTCCTCTTAGGAAACAACGATGACGAAGTAGCAGCCTCAATACCCTCTTCTCAAGATGCAAAAGTTGAGAAGAAAAAAAGCAGTAGCAAAAAATCAACCGATCATTTAACGATTGGTCCAATGTACCCGATGGCGCAATTTGTTGTAAACTTACTTAGCGAAAGCGGTAACCGTTTTTTAAAAGTTGCTGTTGATTTGGAACTCAGTGATGCAAAACTGCAACCTGAGATGGATCATAAAAAATCGTTGATTCGTGACATCATCATTCGTACCTTCTCTTCTAAAACCTTTGAAGAGATCAGTACCTTAAAGGGCAAAGATAAGCTCAAAGAAGAGGTTCTTGATAAGATCAATGAAAATCTTTCCGATGGACAAGTTAAAAATATTTACTTTACCGACTTCGTGGTTCAATGA
- the ftsY gene encoding signal recognition particle-docking protein FtsY → MFSFIKKGLDKTLGAIKEILPEKVEKIDKTLLEEILIESDIPYELVEEIIYYLPPSQFVVRDDVKRVLKAYFKYDTTSAQTEQNPFVELVIGVNGAGKTTTIAKLAHNYKKENQSVLLGAADTFRAAAIEQLKSWAEKIDVGIIYTQQGHDPSAVAYDTISSAIAKKIDHVIIDTAGRLHNQVNLANELKKIVRICDKALSGAPHRKILILDGTQGTSAINQAKAFHEMISIDAIIITKLDGTAKGGSLFGIAKALELPIIYVGVGEGKDDLIPFNSDDYIDTILDSIFTQTHG, encoded by the coding sequence ATGTTTAGCTTTATTAAAAAAGGACTCGATAAAACACTCGGTGCGATCAAAGAGATATTGCCTGAAAAAGTCGAAAAAATCGACAAAACACTTTTAGAAGAGATCTTAATCGAATCCGACATTCCTTATGAACTGGTTGAAGAGATCATCTACTATCTTCCGCCTTCTCAATTCGTAGTACGTGACGATGTCAAACGTGTTCTAAAAGCCTATTTTAAATACGACACAACATCTGCTCAAACAGAACAAAATCCTTTTGTAGAACTCGTCATTGGCGTGAATGGTGCAGGAAAAACGACGACGATTGCCAAGCTCGCGCACAACTACAAAAAAGAGAACCAAAGCGTGCTTTTGGGTGCTGCTGACACGTTTAGAGCCGCAGCGATTGAACAGCTCAAAAGCTGGGCAGAAAAGATTGATGTGGGCATCATCTACACCCAACAAGGGCACGATCCTTCCGCTGTAGCGTACGATACGATTAGCTCTGCCATAGCTAAAAAAATCGATCACGTCATCATCGATACCGCAGGACGCCTGCACAACCAAGTCAACCTTGCCAATGAGCTCAAAAAAATCGTGCGTATCTGCGATAAAGCGCTCAGCGGAGCCCCACACCGTAAAATTCTCATTTTAGATGGCACGCAAGGTACGTCTGCGATTAACCAAGCCAAAGCCTTTCATGAGATGATCAGCATCGATGCGATTATCATCACTAAGCTTGATGGTACCGCAAAAGGTGGTTCACTGTTTGGCATCGCCAAAGCGTTAGAGCTTCCTATCATTTATGTGGGCGTGGGTGAGGGAAAAGATGATCTGATTCCGTTTAATTCAGATGATTACATCGACACCATTTTAGACTCCATTTTCACGCAAACTCATGGCTAA
- a CDS encoding DedA family protein, which produces MEDILSSLSTYGYIILFLYSFGGGMVAIIAAGVLCYAGKMDLSTSIAVAALANVIGSSFLFYMGRYNKKALMPYFKDHKRKLALSHILMKKYGDKIIFIQKFIYGLKTLVPMTIGLTKYPQTKFHILNTLSACVWALVLGVGSYMAGELLMRIAAYFSDNAFLAPLILLSIIGLIWFYFQSATKKRR; this is translated from the coding sequence GTGGAAGATATTTTAAGTTCCCTCTCGACGTATGGATACATCATCCTTTTTCTCTACTCTTTTGGTGGCGGCATGGTCGCCATCATTGCCGCAGGTGTGCTCTGCTATGCTGGTAAGATGGATCTGAGCACGTCCATCGCAGTAGCAGCGTTGGCAAATGTTATTGGTAGCTCTTTTTTATTTTACATGGGACGCTACAACAAAAAAGCATTAATGCCGTACTTCAAAGATCATAAACGCAAATTAGCCCTAAGCCATATTTTGATGAAAAAGTATGGTGACAAGATCATTTTTATTCAGAAATTCATCTATGGGCTGAAAACCTTGGTACCGATGACCATTGGTTTGACCAAGTATCCCCAAACAAAATTTCACATCCTCAACACCCTATCTGCGTGCGTTTGGGCGTTGGTTTTAGGGGTAGGTAGTTACATGGCAGGTGAGCTTTTGATGCGCATTGCCGCCTATTTTTCGGACAATGCCTTTTTAGCACCTTTGATTTTACTCTCCATCATTGGGCTTATCTGGTTTTACTTCCAATCAGCCACAAAAAAGAGGCGTTAA
- a CDS encoding 5-formyltetrahydrofolate cyclo-ligase, giving the protein MQKIKFETKSDFRSFARAKLNFVHNAYKRDKIIEKQILEMVYRLKARSILLYVSLPIEASTRGVIATCRRRKCNVYVPFMEGISFKMVKWRLPSSKKTFNIEEPKNSFAVKPKIDFAIVPVIGVDGAFKRIGFGKGMYDRFFASLEPKPPIAFVQREFCMTQSLICEPHDIAADIYLTPYKTIIQRGTNGLRVISGRRRCISKRRCRIFHRQKDGSCQL; this is encoded by the coding sequence ATGCAAAAAATTAAGTTCGAGACCAAGTCGGATTTTCGCTCCTTCGCGCGGGCAAAACTAAACTTCGTTCACAATGCTTATAAACGTGATAAAATCATTGAAAAACAGATTTTGGAGATGGTCTATCGCCTTAAAGCACGCTCTATTTTACTCTATGTCTCATTGCCTATAGAAGCCAGTACACGGGGCGTTATCGCTACATGTAGACGAAGAAAATGTAACGTTTATGTTCCGTTTATGGAAGGTATTAGTTTCAAGATGGTAAAATGGAGATTGCCTTCAAGTAAGAAAACATTTAACATCGAAGAGCCTAAAAACTCGTTTGCTGTTAAACCAAAAATTGATTTTGCGATAGTGCCTGTCATAGGGGTTGATGGGGCATTCAAACGAATTGGTTTTGGTAAAGGGATGTACGATCGTTTTTTTGCATCGCTTGAGCCTAAACCTCCAATAGCATTTGTTCAAAGGGAGTTTTGTATGACACAAAGCCTAATATGCGAACCACATGATATTGCAGCAGATATTTATTTAACCCCCTATAAAACTATTATTCAAAGAGGGACAAATGGTCTTAGAGTCATTAGCGGTCGGCGGCGCTGCATTAGCAAGCGGCGTTGTAGGATTTTTCATCGCCAAAAAGATGGAAGCTGCCAATTATGA
- a CDS encoding TlpA family protein disulfide reductase, with amino-acid sequence MKFWFALFIASSMLFFNGCSSEKKKADTNASNANKETKSEKIVLQDVSGKEIVVTSVDKGFSFAGFENKVVLVNFFTTWCPPCKAEIPHLNSLQEKYKDNFVIISVLLEENKSNEEINSFIKYNNINYIITNSIENFKLAQSAGGVKNIPLMFLYDKNGKYSTHYVGAIPEEMIDADIKKVL; translated from the coding sequence ATGAAATTTTGGTTTGCTCTGTTTATCGCATCTTCTATGCTCTTTTTTAATGGGTGTTCTTCTGAAAAAAAGAAAGCGGACACTAACGCTTCTAACGCTAATAAAGAGACTAAAAGTGAAAAAATTGTACTGCAAGATGTTTCTGGCAAAGAGATTGTTGTTACGTCAGTTGATAAAGGATTTAGTTTTGCTGGATTTGAGAATAAAGTCGTTTTAGTCAACTTTTTTACCACATGGTGCCCTCCGTGTAAGGCTGAAATTCCCCATCTGAATAGCCTTCAAGAGAAATATAAAGACAATTTTGTCATCATAAGTGTTCTTTTAGAAGAGAATAAATCCAATGAAGAGATCAATAGCTTTATCAAATACAACAATATTAATTACATTATCACCAATAGTATTGAAAACTTTAAACTGGCACAAAGTGCGGGTGGTGTTAAAAACATTCCCCTTATGTTCTTGTATGACAAGAATGGCAAATACTCAACCCATTACGTAGGGGCGATTCCTGAAGAGATGATTGACGCTGACATCAAAAAAGTGCTCTAA
- a CDS encoding ABC transporter ATP-binding protein encodes MQKHYTFKTLFHEVKQYKKELILANVVAFLAVLVSTPVPLLMPMLVDEVLLGKKGFVTHVVDGFFGFPNPAYVYIVTVLAVVVTLRFLFFLLNYLQTKLFTIVSKNIAFKIRTNVLGHLSHVAMNQFEFFGSGKAASLLVTDVETIDNFLGVFVSRLIISVLTILGVGAVLLMIHWQLGFFILVLNPVVILFTTKLAKKVAKLKKEQNKAFELFQDTLSETLDMFVQIRATNKERLFFDKVEAHAEAIKESSIIYGYKSDGANRLSFLIFLSGFELFRAASIFVVAYTELSIGSMLAIFGYLWVMMGPIQDILNIQYAYHNAGKSLTRINEILELKAEERGLHVKNPFVKNSTNAIELKGVSFSYDGGKQILESIDLTIPKGSKIAIIGASGSGKTTLAHLLVGLYPLDEGDIFFDGISVKEIGLDVVREHLFLVLQNPQLFNATLAQNLMMDEKTDKALVHQALQIAQLESFVDELPDGLQTQIGKHGIKLSGGQRQRLSIARMVLQNPNVVILDESTSALDVHTEMKLFDALENYLVGKTTIIIAHRLSTIKKADFIYVMDKGRIVESGTHEALMRQEGAFYEYVIQNRRSKDNEKNMV; translated from the coding sequence ATGCAAAAACACTACACGTTCAAAACCCTTTTTCACGAAGTCAAACAGTATAAAAAAGAGCTGATTTTAGCCAATGTGGTCGCTTTTTTAGCCGTGCTGGTAAGTACACCAGTACCTCTTTTGATGCCAATGTTGGTGGATGAAGTTTTACTTGGTAAAAAAGGATTTGTGACACATGTTGTTGATGGGTTTTTCGGTTTTCCAAACCCTGCTTATGTTTACATCGTTACTGTCTTAGCCGTTGTTGTGACGCTGAGATTTCTTTTTTTTCTTTTGAACTATCTGCAAACGAAACTCTTTACGATTGTCTCTAAGAACATCGCTTTTAAAATACGCACCAATGTTTTAGGTCATCTCAGTCATGTTGCGATGAACCAATTTGAATTTTTTGGCTCAGGGAAAGCAGCATCATTGCTCGTTACCGATGTTGAAACAATCGATAATTTCTTGGGTGTTTTTGTCAGCCGTCTCATTATCTCTGTACTGACCATTTTGGGTGTGGGGGCAGTTTTGCTGATGATTCATTGGCAATTGGGGTTTTTTATCTTGGTGTTGAACCCAGTGGTCATCCTTTTTACCACCAAACTCGCCAAAAAAGTGGCAAAGCTCAAAAAAGAGCAAAACAAAGCGTTTGAACTTTTCCAAGATACGCTCTCTGAAACGCTTGATATGTTCGTGCAAATTCGTGCAACCAACAAAGAGAGGCTTTTTTTTGATAAAGTCGAAGCGCATGCAGAAGCGATCAAAGAGAGTTCTATTATTTATGGCTATAAAAGTGATGGGGCGAACCGCCTCTCTTTTCTTATCTTTCTCTCAGGTTTTGAGCTTTTTCGAGCGGCGAGTATTTTTGTGGTGGCGTATACGGAGCTAAGCATTGGTTCCATGCTCGCCATTTTTGGGTATTTATGGGTGATGATGGGACCGATTCAAGACATTTTAAACATCCAATACGCATACCATAATGCAGGCAAATCCCTAACCCGTATCAACGAGATTTTAGAGCTCAAAGCAGAAGAGCGAGGCTTACATGTAAAGAATCCTTTTGTGAAAAATAGCACCAATGCGATTGAACTTAAAGGGGTAAGTTTTAGTTATGATGGTGGCAAGCAAATCCTTGAAAGCATTGATCTTACCATTCCAAAAGGGTCAAAAATCGCTATAATAGGCGCAAGTGGAAGTGGCAAAACCACACTGGCGCATCTGCTGGTTGGGCTGTATCCTTTGGATGAGGGCGATATTTTCTTTGATGGCATTTCGGTTAAAGAGATAGGGCTTGATGTGGTGCGTGAACATCTCTTCTTGGTGCTTCAAAACCCACAACTTTTTAATGCAACACTGGCTCAAAACTTAATGATGGATGAAAAAACCGATAAAGCCTTAGTGCATCAAGCACTTCAAATCGCCCAGTTGGAGAGTTTTGTGGATGAGTTGCCTGATGGACTGCAAACCCAAATAGGTAAGCATGGTATTAAGCTCTCAGGTGGGCAACGTCAGCGTCTAAGCATCGCTCGCATGGTGCTCCAAAATCCCAATGTGGTTATTTTAGATGAATCCACGTCGGCGCTGGATGTGCATACGGAGATGAAGCTTTTTGATGCACTTGAAAATTACCTTGTGGGCAAAACGACGATCATCATCGCCCACAGGCTGAGTACGATTAAAAAAGCGGATTTTATCTATGTGATGGATAAAGGACGCATTGTAGAATCAGGTACCCATGAAGCGTTGATGCGCCAAGAGGGCGCATTTTACGAATACGTTATACAAAATAGAAGGAGTAAAGATAATGAAAAAAATATGGTTTAG
- the radA gene encoding DNA repair protein RadA, which produces MAKKQILFECQACGHQSAKWLGKCPNCGAWDEYIELSEKQIEVLKEINSKPTTHTQSSAIPITEVSFEQVERYSSGDRELDLVLGGGIVQGSLTLIGGSPGVGKSTLLLKIAGNLAKEGKKVLYVSGEESSSQIKLRANRVDSNYPNLYLLSEIRLDTIFKELETHAFEVLIIDSIQTIYSEKVASAPGSVSQVREITFELMRYGKDKNIAIFIIGHITKEGSIAGPRVLEHMVDTVLYFEGDSSRELRLLRGFKNRFGTTSEVGIFEMTKAGLVSAKDISKKFFTRGKAQAGSAITVLMEGSRPIVLEVQALVSDSGYPNPKRSATGYELNRLTMLLALLERKLDLPFNQYDVYINIAGGIKISETSADLAIIAAIISSYRNRPISKDTVFIGEVSLIGDVRDIFNLDLRLKEAKSQQFEKAVVPSLPLETIEGLKCYNIDEVSKLIEWM; this is translated from the coding sequence ATGGCTAAAAAACAGATCCTTTTCGAGTGCCAAGCCTGTGGTCACCAAAGTGCCAAATGGCTTGGAAAATGTCCCAATTGTGGTGCATGGGATGAGTACATTGAACTCAGTGAAAAGCAGATAGAAGTCCTTAAAGAGATCAACTCCAAGCCAACGACCCACACCCAAAGTAGTGCCATTCCGATCACAGAAGTCAGTTTTGAGCAGGTTGAGCGTTACAGCTCGGGTGACCGCGAACTTGATTTAGTGCTTGGTGGAGGCATCGTTCAAGGAAGTTTGACACTGATTGGTGGAAGCCCAGGGGTAGGTAAATCGACCCTACTGCTAAAGATCGCAGGCAATCTTGCCAAAGAGGGAAAAAAAGTTCTCTACGTCAGTGGCGAAGAGTCTTCAAGTCAGATCAAACTACGTGCGAACCGCGTGGATAGCAACTACCCCAATCTTTATTTACTCTCCGAAATCAGGCTTGACACGATTTTTAAAGAGCTCGAAACGCACGCTTTTGAAGTGCTCATTATCGACTCCATTCAAACGATTTACAGCGAAAAAGTGGCTTCGGCTCCCGGAAGTGTTTCGCAGGTGCGTGAGATCACCTTTGAGCTGATGCGTTACGGGAAAGATAAAAATATCGCTATTTTTATCATCGGGCACATCACCAAAGAAGGCTCCATCGCAGGGCCTCGCGTGCTTGAACACATGGTCGATACGGTTCTTTATTTTGAAGGGGATTCTTCACGAGAACTTCGTCTGCTTCGTGGATTTAAAAACCGTTTTGGAACAACCAGCGAAGTGGGCATTTTTGAGATGACCAAAGCGGGTTTAGTCAGTGCAAAAGACATCTCCAAGAAGTTTTTTACCCGGGGCAAAGCACAAGCGGGCTCTGCTATCACCGTTTTGATGGAAGGAAGCCGTCCAATCGTTTTGGAAGTGCAAGCACTGGTCAGTGACAGTGGCTATCCCAACCCTAAGCGCAGTGCCACAGGCTATGAGCTCAACCGCCTTACGATGCTTTTAGCTCTGTTGGAGCGCAAACTTGACCTTCCTTTTAACCAGTACGATGTCTATATCAACATTGCGGGAGGTATCAAAATCAGCGAAACATCGGCGGATCTTGCTATCATCGCGGCGATCATTAGCTCGTACCGTAACCGACCGATTAGCAAAGATACCGTTTTTATCGGTGAAGTCTCATTGATTGGGGATGTGCGCGACATCTTCAACCTTGACCTGAGACTCAAAGAGGCGAAGTCGCAACAGTTTGAAAAAGCGGTCGTTCCGTCCCTTCCCTTGGAGACAATTGAGGGGCTCAAGTGTTATAATATTGATGAAGTTTCGAAATTAATCGAATGGATGTAA
- the thiS gene encoding sulfur carrier protein ThiS, with translation MQLIINGEKKESGAKSIQALLDELGIESKVMAAAVNMNVVKKELWESYELNENDKVEFLQFVGGGA, from the coding sequence ATGCAGTTGATTATTAACGGTGAAAAAAAAGAGAGTGGGGCAAAGAGCATTCAAGCGCTTTTGGATGAACTGGGAATTGAGAGCAAAGTGATGGCGGCGGCGGTGAATATGAACGTCGTCAAAAAAGAGCTGTGGGAAAGTTACGAACTGAACGAAAATGACAAAGTTGAATTTTTACAGTTTGTCGGTGGTGGCGCTTAG
- a CDS encoding LexA family transcriptional regulator, whose translation MPNILAVLHKVKDILSQELGERKVFDKDVAEALGINQLTLATMKNRAKIPYKEILEFCAKRKISINWLLFDQVVESLQAETDKFARVHYFRDIYASAGGGALNEDEEGEMMYLDEEIVEKLGGLGMIKHIQAINVLGDSMEPTLFSGDVVFINKEYTNALKSGIYVVSTPVGLFIKRLQLHANGTVALVSDNEAYAPELINAEDVQVLGKVVGKLSSNI comes from the coding sequence ATGCCAAATATTTTAGCAGTTTTACATAAAGTGAAGGATATTCTCTCCCAAGAGTTGGGTGAACGTAAAGTATTTGACAAGGATGTGGCGGAAGCTTTGGGGATCAATCAGCTAACCCTTGCGACGATGAAAAATCGTGCCAAAATTCCCTATAAAGAGATTCTTGAATTTTGTGCGAAACGTAAAATCTCCATTAACTGGCTTTTGTTTGACCAAGTAGTCGAGAGTTTGCAAGCAGAGACCGATAAATTTGCACGTGTGCATTATTTTAGAGATATTTACGCTTCAGCAGGTGGTGGAGCGCTGAATGAAGACGAAGAGGGCGAGATGATGTACCTTGATGAGGAGATCGTTGAAAAGCTCGGAGGACTTGGGATGATTAAGCACATTCAAGCCATCAATGTTTTGGGCGATTCGATGGAGCCAACACTCTTTAGCGGGGATGTGGTGTTCATCAACAAAGAGTATACCAACGCTTTAAAATCAGGTATTTACGTGGTCTCTACGCCTGTGGGATTGTTTATCAAACGCCTTCAACTCCACGCCAATGGCACCGTCGCTTTGGTGTCAGATAACGAAGCGTATGCCCCAGAACTCATCAACGCAGAAGATGTTCAAGTACTTGGCAAAGTGGTTGGAAAGCTCTCTTCTAATATTTAA
- the rny gene encoding ribonuclease Y codes for MVLESLAVGGAALASGVVGFFIAKKMEAANYEIHVAQARAKAIEHEAELILSSSNIKVKEAELEAKRKYEDRTITLKKEHSEKMLELDKKERGYKEELRKITKDREDLQLFQNNANALFDEGAQLKEEYTTKVNEALLVLERSSGLTQNEAKEIVLAKVEEQSRAEIAHTVRRLEEEAKQDIKRRVNYILAQATTRFAGEFAAERLINVVNIKDDELKGRIIGKEGRNIKTLEMLLGVDIIIDDTPNAIILSSFNLYRRAIATKVIELLVQDGRIQPARIEGIYEKVKDEFDQSLTEEGENIVIDLGLTKVHPELVKLIGRLKFRASYGQNALGHSLEVAHLAGIIAAETGGDVLLARRAGILHDIGKALTHETAGSHVDLGAEICRRYKEHDVVINAIFAHHGHEEPTSVESAAVCAADTLSAARPGARREVLESFLKRVQDIEEIAKSKPGIKQVYAINAGREIRVIANAKLINDDEAVLLAKEIAQEIESKVQYPGEIKVNVIREIRAIDFAR; via the coding sequence ATGGTCTTAGAGTCATTAGCGGTCGGCGGCGCTGCATTAGCAAGCGGCGTTGTAGGATTTTTCATCGCCAAAAAGATGGAAGCTGCCAATTATGAAATACATGTTGCCCAAGCAAGGGCCAAAGCCATTGAACACGAAGCGGAACTCATCCTTAGTAGCAGTAACATTAAGGTTAAAGAGGCTGAACTAGAGGCGAAACGCAAATACGAAGATCGTACGATCACGCTTAAAAAAGAGCACTCTGAAAAAATGTTAGAGCTGGATAAAAAAGAGCGTGGCTACAAAGAAGAGCTTCGAAAAATAACCAAAGATCGTGAAGATCTTCAACTCTTTCAAAACAATGCCAATGCGCTTTTTGATGAGGGAGCGCAGCTCAAAGAGGAGTACACCACGAAAGTGAATGAAGCACTTTTAGTGTTGGAACGCTCGTCTGGGCTCACACAAAATGAAGCCAAAGAGATCGTTTTAGCCAAAGTTGAAGAGCAATCTCGCGCCGAGATCGCCCATACGGTGAGACGTCTCGAAGAAGAGGCGAAACAAGATATAAAACGTCGTGTTAACTACATCTTAGCGCAAGCAACGACCCGTTTTGCAGGGGAATTTGCGGCTGAGCGTCTGATTAACGTGGTCAATATTAAAGATGACGAACTCAAAGGGCGCATTATTGGTAAAGAGGGTCGTAATATCAAAACCCTTGAGATGCTTTTAGGCGTTGACATCATCATCGATGATACGCCAAATGCGATCATCTTGAGTAGCTTTAACCTCTACAGACGCGCGATTGCGACCAAAGTGATTGAGCTGTTGGTTCAAGACGGACGTATTCAGCCTGCGCGAATTGAGGGTATTTATGAGAAAGTCAAAGATGAATTTGACCAAAGTTTGACTGAAGAGGGCGAGAATATCGTCATTGATCTAGGTCTTACAAAAGTGCATCCAGAGCTTGTGAAACTGATCGGGCGTCTTAAATTTAGAGCCAGTTACGGTCAAAATGCCCTTGGTCATTCCCTTGAAGTGGCGCATTTGGCAGGTATTATCGCGGCTGAAACGGGTGGCGATGTTCTATTAGCGCGTCGTGCAGGAATTCTTCACGACATCGGTAAAGCCTTGACACATGAGACAGCAGGTAGCCACGTTGATTTGGGTGCTGAGATTTGTCGTCGTTATAAAGAGCACGATGTGGTCATCAATGCTATCTTTGCGCACCACGGACATGAAGAGCCAACTTCGGTTGAATCCGCAGCCGTATGTGCCGCCGATACGCTCTCAGCGGCGCGTCCAGGAGCCAGAAGAGAAGTGCTTGAGAGCTTCTTGAAGCGTGTTCAAGACATTGAAGAGATTGCGAAAAGTAAACCGGGTATTAAACAAGTGTACGCAATCAATGCGGGTCGTGAAATTCGTGTCATTGCCAATGCCAAGTTGATCAATGATGACGAAGCCGTTTTACTTGCCAAAGAGATTGCGCAAGAGATTGAGAGCAAAGTTCAGTATCCTGGTGAGATTAAAGTCAATGTCATCAGGGAAATTCGCGCCATCGACTTCGCACGCTAG
- the acpS gene encoding holo-ACP synthase, with protein sequence MIGVDLVSVERITKLKKRFGDKALVKFLSPEEILLAKSDATAAGFYAAKEAVSKALGIGISAQCGFMDIKLYKDAKNAPFFTLSAHLIEAYAITDLSLSITHDNGFAIAVAVIEGKKNSKKLSH encoded by the coding sequence ATGATTGGCGTAGACCTCGTTAGTGTTGAGCGAATCACCAAACTCAAAAAGCGCTTTGGAGACAAGGCGCTTGTTAAATTTTTATCCCCTGAAGAGATACTCTTAGCAAAAAGTGATGCAACAGCGGCTGGATTTTACGCAGCCAAAGAGGCGGTTTCCAAAGCGCTTGGCATCGGCATCAGTGCACAGTGCGGCTTTATGGATATTAAACTCTACAAAGATGCTAAAAATGCACCTTTTTTCACGCTCTCAGCGCATCTCATCGAAGCGTATGCCATCACCGATCTCTCGCTTTCCATTACTCACGACAACGGTTTTGCGATTGCAGTAGCGGTCATTGAAGGCAAAAAAAACTCCAAAAAACTCTCCCACTAA
- a CDS encoding lipid-binding SYLF domain-containing protein, which translates to MKKIWFSLMIGLLMTTTLFASAEEKLLDSSNALKNMIRDSKIKIPQKVLERAQAIAIFPGTIEISMFLGGKTGNGVMVVRKSDGSWSYPFFVKLGGAGLGFQLGVEKKDILMVFQSKDSVKKLMNNKITLGADASVAAGPAGESASRGSEADFKSEIYTYTKTEGAFVGVSIDGSVMNHDYDQNIELYGNNITPEQIVESDGLVSSYAVEDFLKSIQKLTN; encoded by the coding sequence ATGAAAAAAATATGGTTTAGTCTTATGATAGGTCTTTTAATGACCACAACACTCTTTGCATCAGCAGAAGAAAAATTGCTAGATTCATCCAATGCGCTTAAAAATATGATACGTGATTCTAAAATTAAGATTCCACAAAAGGTGCTTGAGCGTGCCCAAGCCATTGCCATTTTCCCAGGAACGATTGAGATTAGCATGTTTCTAGGCGGTAAAACGGGCAACGGTGTGATGGTTGTGCGCAAAAGTGATGGTTCATGGAGCTATCCGTTCTTTGTCAAACTTGGAGGTGCAGGTCTTGGCTTTCAGCTGGGCGTTGAGAAGAAAGATATTTTGATGGTTTTCCAAAGCAAAGACAGTGTCAAAAAACTGATGAACAACAAAATCACCCTAGGGGCGGATGCTTCCGTTGCAGCAGGTCCTGCGGGAGAGAGTGCGAGTCGAGGAAGTGAAGCTGACTTTAAATCGGAGATCTATACCTATACTAAAACAGAAGGCGCTTTTGTGGGTGTTTCCATTGATGGTTCTGTCATGAACCATGACTATGACCAAAATATTGAGCTGTATGGCAATAACATCACCCCTGAGCAAATTGTAGAATCTGATGGTTTGGTCTCTTCGTATGCGGTTGAGGATTTCCTCAAATCCATACAAAAGCTTACAAACTAA